The genomic window GCTGCTGATCGATGAAATCGACAAAGCCGACGCCGAATTCGAGGCCTTCCTGCTCGAACTGCTCTCCGATTTCCAGGTCACCGTGCCCGAGATCGGGACCTTCAAGGCGCGTCAGATTCCGCTCGTCGTGCTGACCTCGAACAACGCGCGCGAGATGTCCGACGCGCTGAAGCGCCGCTGCCTGCATCTCTATATCGACTTTCCCGAGCGCGAGCAGGAACTCGCGATCATCAAGCTCAAGGCGCCCGAGTCGGCCGACAAGCTCGCCGCCGAGGTGGTGACCGTCGTGCAGTCGCTGCGCAAGCTCGACCTCAAGAAGAGCCCCGGGATAAGCGAGACGATCGACTGGGTCAAGGCGCTGACGCTGCTCAATGTGCAGAGTCTCGATCAGGATCTCGTCAACGAGACGCTCGACACGATCGTCAAGTACGAGGGCGACGTGCGCAAGGCACAGGAGGAGCTCAAGGAATACGTGCGGCGCGCACGCGCGCGGCGCGGCAGCGACGTCGGCCCTGCCGGCAGCCCGCCCGCGAGCGACAAAGACCTGCTGAATTAGTAAAGATTTGCTGAACTAGCGCGCCCAAGCCCGCGCCGGGGCGCCTGGCCGGGCGCGGGCCCGAAGCATCCTATGGAAGACAAGCTGGTCGAATTCGCCAATCTGCTGCGTCAAAACGGCGTCCGCGTCTCGCTCGCCGAAACTCTCGACGCGCTCGCCGCCTCGGGGATGACGGGGCTTTCGGACCGCGACACGTTTCGCGGAGCGCTGCGCGCCACGATGATCAAGCGGGCGAGCGAGCTGCCGGTGTTCGAAGAGCTCTTCGACGTTTACTTCTCGGGCCTCGGCGAGATCATCAAGCAGGCCGGGCAGGGCGTGCAGGACGCGCTCTCGATGTCCGACCAGGAATTTCAGAAGTTCCTCGATCAGGTCGAGGAAATGCTCAAGCAGCAGGGCGAAAAGCTCTCGGAGCTTGCGCGCGACCTGCTGCAGAACCGCTCGGGCCAGCTCGAAAAGCGTCTGCGCGAGGCGGCGCGCGCGGTGCGCCTGCAGGGCGTGGAGCGGACAATCGAGGAAAACTACTTCGCTCGGGCGCTCGCCCGCGCGCTCGGGCTGGACAAGCTCGAGCAGGAGATCCGCGAGCTGCGCGAGCAAATCCAAAAGCTCGAATACGGCTCGGCGCTGAAGGCCCAGCTCGAGAAATATCTCGACCGCCGCCTCAAGGCGCTCGAGGACATCATCCGGCGCTACGTGCGGATGGAGCGCGAGAAGCGCGACCTGAAGGCGCGCGAGGAACAGCGGTTAAATCAGCTCTCGGACAAGAGTTTCTACTACCTCAGCGACGAGGAGCTGGATCGCATGAAGGAGGCGGTGACGCGCCTTGCGCAGCGGCTCAAGAACGTGCTCGCCGTGCGCCGCAAGCACGCCAAGAAGGGCCGCTTCGACATCAAGCGCACGCTGCGCCACAACCTGGAATACGGCGGCGTGCCGTTCAAGCTGCGCTTCGAGAAGCGCCGGCGCGAGAAGCCGCAGGTGGTCGTCCTGTGCGACGTGTCGGACTCGGTGCGCAACGCCTCGCGCTTCATGCTGCAGTTCGTGTACTCGCTGCAGGACCTGTACTCGCGCGTGCGCAGCTTCGTCTTCGTCTCCGACATCGGCGAAGTCACCGAGCACTTCCGCTCCAACGACATCAAGGAAGCGCTCGACATCGCGCTCAAGGGCGACGTGATCAACGTCTATGCCCACTCGGATTTCGGCCGCGCCTTCCGCAATTTCGTCGGCGACCATATCGGCGCGGTCAACAAGCGCACCACGGTGATCGTGCTCGGCGACGCGCGCAACAATTACAATCTGCCGCACGACTGGTGCCTGCGCGAAATCCGCCAGCGCGCCCGCCGCATCATCTGGCTCAATCCGGAAAGCCGCAATACCTGGGGATTCGGCGATAGCGAGATGGAACGCTATGCGCCGCATTGCGATTTGGTAGAAGAGTGCCGCAATCTCAACCAGCTCTACCGCGTCGTGGACCATCTGGTCACACGCTAAGCGCCGCGCTCCGCGCGCTCTGGCGCAGCCTCATCGCGAACCTCAGGTTGACCGCCGCACGGGTTTGGTCCAAAATTGTTTCAAGACGCGAAGATCGTAAGCCTGAGCGTTCGCCGATAGGTGCGGGCGGAAGCTTCGCGCGCCGCGGGGAAGCCGGCGGACGCGTAATCGGGAGCGAGCGGAGCGGCTGGACAAAGATATCGATAATGGCTGCGCGCAGAGAAGATTTTATCCTGATGATCGTCGGCGGTCTGACGCTTGACCCTAGTACCAAGATGCCGATCGTTGTGCTCAAGGACCCCGACAACAAGCTCAATCTGCCGATCTGGATCGGTCCGCTCGAAGCGGCCTCGATGGCGACCGAGCTCGAGGGCATCCGGCCGCAGCGCCCGATGACGCACGATCTGCTGCGCAACCTGCTCGGCGACCTCGGTGCGACGGTCGAGGCGGTCGAAGTCACCGAGCTGCGCGAAAACACCTACTTCGCGCGCATCCTGGTCCGCACGCGCGAGGGGCGCGACATGGAGGTCGATTCGAGGCCCTCCGACGCGATCGCGGTCGCGCTGCGCACTAAGTCGCCCATCTACGTCGCGAAGAAGGTGCTCGAGATGTCGAGCGAGCTCCACGAACAGGCGGCCGAGCCCGGCAACGGCAGCGACCAGAACCTGGCCGGGGTCTCACGCGACAAGTGGTCCGAGATTCTCGAGCGGATGTCGCCCGACGACTTCAAGTACAAAATGTAGCCTGGCGGCGATCATCCTCGTGCGCCGCCCGGCGCGCGTCCGCAGAGTCAATTGGCGACCCGGCCCAAGATAAGCCGCAAAGAGCTCAAGCAGCCCGACGAGTTTCAAAGTATTTTTGAAACCGCCGCGCTTTTCTTTGAAGTTCACCGGACCGAGGTGTTTATCGGCCTGGCCGCGCTGCTCGGCGTGGCGGCGCTGGTCTGCGCGATCTATTTTTACCAGGCGGGCAAGACCCGCGCGGCTGCGGCGCGCTTTGAGCGGGCGATGAGCGAGCTCGAGGGCGGCAAGTACGACGCCGCCGAGAACACGCTCAAGGGCCTTGCCGAGGACGAACCGCGCCGCGCGGTCGGCCGGCTCTCGAACCTTTATCTCGGGATCGCGTACCTCGCGCAAAAGCAGCCCGACAAGGCGCGCGACTCATTCAAGCGTTACCTGGCCGCTGACGACTCCTCGATCTTCCGCGGCGCAGCGCTCGACGATCTCGCGGTCACCTACGAAGATCTCGGCGACTTCAAGCAGGCGGAAGACGCCTACCGGCAGGCCGCGAAGGTCGAAGGTCCCGATCAGGCCAGGGCGGAACTCGGTGTCGCGCGGATGCTCAAGCGGCAGGGCAGACGTGCCGACGCGATCGCGGCCTACAATGATTTCCTGACGCAGCATCCGTATGCGCCCGAGCGAACGATCGTGATGGAGACGCTGGCCGAGCTCGGCGCGCCCCCGCCGCCGGCCGCATCGCCGGCGCCCGCGGTGACGGTCAAACCGCTCAAGCCCGCTGGCGCGCCGTAGCGCCGCAGGCCGTATCCAACGCGGCGCTCTCCCGCGCCGGCGCTGCTCGAAACATTTCTGCGTCTGCTGGACCCTCCTTTCAACTGTAATGGGGAGGGTAGAAATGGCGCCTGGCCGAGCAAATCACGTTGGGCCGTTTAACGCCCTCTCCCGCGGTTTTGGGGAAGGATGGGGTGGGGGCGGCGCGAGGAAGCGCCGGGGGTTCTTTCTCTTGGGCGTTTTCTCGTTCTGATCGATCGGCCGCTACTTGCTCGCGCGCTGCTTCAGCTCGGAGTTGATCACGTAGTCGAAGGTCTTGTCCGACGGCAGTCCCGACATCTCGATCCCGTTGATCAGGAAGGTCGGTGTCGAGTTGACGCCGACCGCGTCGCCGTCGTCGCGGTCCTGCGTGACCTGGGCCTCGGCGGCCGGCGCCATGATGCATGCGTTCAGCACCTGCTGGTCCAGCCCGAGCTGGCCGACGTAAGCCGTTACGTGGTCGCGCAGGTTCTCCGGGTTGATCGCGCCCTGGTCGCGATAGATGTTGCCGACGAAGGAAAAGAAGGCCTTGGGATTCTGGCGGCGCACGCATTCGGCGGCGATCGCGGCCTGCATCGCCCACGGATGGATGCTCAAAGGGAAATGCTTGAAGATGAGCCGGACCTTGCCCTTGTACTTGGTATTGACCACGGTTTCGATCTCGCTGAACGCGCGCGCACAGAACGGACACTCGAGGTCGCCGAATTCGATGATCGTCACCGGCGCGTCGTCGGGGCCGAGCGTCGCGCGGTCGTTCAGATGGAGCTTCTGCAGGCTGACGCGGCCCCAGGCGTCCTTGGTAAGGTCGAGTTCGGTCCCGAGGATCGCCTTGGCGGGCGAGTCGGTGATCAGCACCGATTTGGCCGGAGCGCCGGGCGCCTGGCTGGCCGGGCGCAATGGCCGGCTCCAAAGGCCGTGCAGCGGGCCGGGCGTCGCGGGGCCGACGTCGACGTCGCTGAGCACGGCGGTCTTGCCCGTGGCATCCATGTAGAGGACGAAGGTGCCGGACTGGCCGGCGTCGTTATGCATCTTCACGACCCGGGCGGTCATCCCGGCGATCGGCGCGGGCTTGGGCGGTCCGATATCGACCTCGGAGGCGCTCGAGAGGCGAAAGCGCCGCTGCAGGAAAATCTGAAGCCGCATGTTGTCGGGGGCGCTCTGGCCGGCGGCCGGAGCGGCGCTGCCGGACGAGGCGGCGCGGGCGGCGGCGGCGGTTGGGAGGCCGGCCGCAATCGCGGCGCAAGCGGCGATCGCGAATCCGGTCATGACGAGCCCGAGGACGAATCGAGAATTTGACGATGCGCTCATAACGGCCCCCAATCATAGAGACGCGCGAAGGCGCGCGCCAGCAGCGGCCTGGGAGGGAATTGGTGCGCATCCCGGCGGCGCGCGGCGCAGGGAGCCTTGGGCGCGCCGGAGTCGCCGCGGCTTTCTCCGCACCGCTGGTTATACTTCGCATAAGAAATATTATGTCAACTTGAATATCAGAGCTGCGCAACTTGGTCCGGTCGCTCCAGCTCGATATTATCGGCATGCCGAACCTCGGCTGACCCGGACGCGACTCGTCACGGGAGACTGGAGGACCGTAGCCCCCGGTCGGGACAACCGGCCGACCCACTGCATGGGGAGCGCGGCGCTGGTGGCGATCCCGCCAGCACCCGGTGCCGCGCATGAAGGTTCGGCGCGATGGTCGACCGGACGGTCGTTCCAAACACGCAACATTTGAACGTTGGCTGCGCGAGCATGTGCCGCTCGCGTATTTCGGTTTATATGGTGGCGACGATGAAGTCTCGCGCGCCGCGGAATTTCGGCGCCGCAGGCAACTGTGGGAACTCGCGCGCATACGGCGCGATGCCCTCGCCTACTGCGTTGAATGTCACAATCCACTGGTCGCGACCGAGCAAGGCTTTCAGTTCTGCCCTTATGAGCGCGCTAGGCAGCACGAGAAACTGCGCCGTGCACTCGATGAACTAAGTCCCGCGCCCGCTTCCGTTACCACATTTGACTGGGATGCGGCGCGCTGGCGTCGACGCCGG from Candidatus Binataceae bacterium includes these protein-coding regions:
- a CDS encoding bifunctional nuclease family protein, which produces MAARREDFILMIVGGLTLDPSTKMPIVVLKDPDNKLNLPIWIGPLEAASMATELEGIRPQRPMTHDLLRNLLGDLGATVEAVEVTELRENTYFARILVRTREGRDMEVDSRPSDAIAVALRTKSPIYVAKKVLEMSSELHEQAAEPGNGSDQNLAGVSRDKWSEILERMSPDDFKYKM
- a CDS encoding MoxR family ATPase; amino-acid sequence: MFSSIEEVIERFAEQKYIASRRIATVVYLAAALKKPILVEGPAGVGKTDLAKVLALALGHDLIRLQCYEGLDEGKALYEWEYAKQLLYTQILKDKISEVLTGAQGLAAAVDRIAKEDEVFFSERFVLPRPLLKAITSDKPVVLLIDEIDKADAEFEAFLLELLSDFQVTVPEIGTFKARQIPLVVLTSNNAREMSDALKRRCLHLYIDFPEREQELAIIKLKAPESADKLAAEVVTVVQSLRKLDLKKSPGISETIDWVKALTLLNVQSLDQDLVNETLDTIVKYEGDVRKAQEELKEYVRRARARRGSDVGPAGSPPASDKDLLN
- a CDS encoding VWA domain-containing protein: MEDKLVEFANLLRQNGVRVSLAETLDALAASGMTGLSDRDTFRGALRATMIKRASELPVFEELFDVYFSGLGEIIKQAGQGVQDALSMSDQEFQKFLDQVEEMLKQQGEKLSELARDLLQNRSGQLEKRLREAARAVRLQGVERTIEENYFARALARALGLDKLEQEIRELREQIQKLEYGSALKAQLEKYLDRRLKALEDIIRRYVRMEREKRDLKAREEQRLNQLSDKSFYYLSDEELDRMKEAVTRLAQRLKNVLAVRRKHAKKGRFDIKRTLRHNLEYGGVPFKLRFEKRRREKPQVVVLCDVSDSVRNASRFMLQFVYSLQDLYSRVRSFVFVSDIGEVTEHFRSNDIKEALDIALKGDVINVYAHSDFGRAFRNFVGDHIGAVNKRTTVIVLGDARNNYNLPHDWCLREIRQRARRIIWLNPESRNTWGFGDSEMERYAPHCDLVEECRNLNQLYRVVDHLVTR
- a CDS encoding thioredoxin domain-containing protein translates to MSASSNSRFVLGLVMTGFAIAACAAIAAGLPTAAAARAASSGSAAPAAGQSAPDNMRLQIFLQRRFRLSSASEVDIGPPKPAPIAGMTARVVKMHNDAGQSGTFVLYMDATGKTAVLSDVDVGPATPGPLHGLWSRPLRPASQAPGAPAKSVLITDSPAKAILGTELDLTKDAWGRVSLQKLHLNDRATLGPDDAPVTIIEFGDLECPFCARAFSEIETVVNTKYKGKVRLIFKHFPLSIHPWAMQAAIAAECVRRQNPKAFFSFVGNIYRDQGAINPENLRDHVTAYVGQLGLDQQVLNACIMAPAAEAQVTQDRDDGDAVGVNSTPTFLINGIEMSGLPSDKTFDYVINSELKQRASK
- a CDS encoding tetratricopeptide repeat protein; the protein is MATRPKISRKELKQPDEFQSIFETAALFFEVHRTEVFIGLAALLGVAALVCAIYFYQAGKTRAAAARFERAMSELEGGKYDAAENTLKGLAEDEPRRAVGRLSNLYLGIAYLAQKQPDKARDSFKRYLAADDSSIFRGAALDDLAVTYEDLGDFKQAEDAYRQAAKVEGPDQARAELGVARMLKRQGRRADAIAAYNDFLTQHPYAPERTIVMETLAELGAPPPPAASPAPAVTVKPLKPAGAP